From a region of the Flavobacterium sediminilitoris genome:
- a CDS encoding acyl-CoA thioesterase, giving the protein MNYFIKQEKIRFQHVDYAGIVFYPRFLEMLNCLVEDWFEEALERPFSKMHETNGIPTVDLKIQFKKAARLGEILNKKLWVKNLGGASILCGFIFEDEKGKTCLEGEVTLVNVAFNENRNNIKAEPFNEEMKNKIMNYKL; this is encoded by the coding sequence ATGAATTACTTTATAAAACAAGAAAAAATACGCTTCCAACATGTTGATTATGCAGGCATCGTATTCTATCCTAGATTTTTAGAAATGCTTAACTGCCTAGTTGAAGATTGGTTTGAAGAAGCGTTAGAAAGACCCTTTTCTAAAATGCATGAAACAAATGGTATTCCAACAGTCGATTTGAAAATACAGTTTAAGAAAGCAGCACGTTTAGGAGAAATATTGAATAAAAAACTTTGGGTTAAAAATCTTGGAGGCGCTTCTATTTTGTGTGGTTTTATATTTGAAGATGAAAAAGGAAAAACATGTCTTGAAGGAGAAGTAACCTTAGTAAATGTAGCCTTTAATGAAAATCGAAACAATATAAAAGCAGAACCCTTTAATGAAGAAATGAAGAATAAAATTATGAATTACAAATTATGA
- a CDS encoding carbon-nitrogen hydrolase family protein, giving the protein MEFKKFKAATVQTAPVFLNVEKTIDKAISFIKEAANNGAKLIAFPEVFVAGYPYWNWIMTPVQGSKWYEELYKHSVDITSPEIKKLCIAAKDNDIQIVIGINERGKSFGEIYNTNLIIDNKGTIIGKHRKLVPTWAEKLTWTSGDGSSLKVYDTEVGPLGTLACGENTNTLARFTLLTQGELIHIANYISLPVAPPDYNMAEAIKIRAAAHSFEGKLFTIVSCSTISKEIMEILKPDVPNVEELLTRKNSAFSGFIGPNGATIGEPLIDDEGMIYADIDLAKCIQPKQMHDILGHYNRFDIFDLRVNTAPTKNITFINNHEEFNKR; this is encoded by the coding sequence ATGGAATTTAAAAAATTTAAAGCAGCAACCGTTCAAACAGCACCCGTTTTCTTAAATGTAGAAAAAACTATTGATAAAGCTATTTCATTTATAAAAGAAGCTGCAAATAATGGAGCTAAACTAATTGCTTTTCCTGAAGTTTTTGTAGCTGGTTATCCATATTGGAATTGGATTATGACACCCGTACAAGGAAGTAAATGGTATGAAGAATTGTATAAACATTCTGTTGATATTACAAGTCCTGAAATAAAAAAACTTTGTATAGCAGCAAAAGACAATGATATTCAAATTGTTATTGGAATAAACGAAAGAGGTAAAAGTTTTGGTGAAATATATAATACTAATTTAATTATAGATAATAAAGGGACAATTATTGGTAAACATCGGAAATTAGTACCCACTTGGGCTGAAAAACTAACATGGACTTCTGGTGATGGTTCATCATTAAAAGTATATGATACAGAAGTGGGACCATTAGGAACCTTAGCTTGCGGTGAAAACACCAATACATTAGCTCGTTTTACTTTACTTACTCAAGGTGAATTAATTCATATAGCTAATTATATTTCATTGCCAGTTGCTCCACCTGACTATAACATGGCGGAAGCTATAAAAATTAGAGCTGCTGCTCATTCATTTGAAGGAAAACTTTTCACTATTGTTTCATGTTCGACAATCTCAAAGGAAATTATGGAAATATTAAAGCCAGATGTTCCAAATGTAGAAGAACTCTTAACCCGTAAAAATTCTGCTTTCTCTGGATTCATTGGACCAAATGGAGCTACTATTGGAGAACCTTTAATCGATGATGAAGGAATGATTTATGCCGATATTGATTTGGCAAAATGTATTCAACCAAAACAAATGCATGATATTTTAGGACACTATAATCGATTTGATATTTTTGATTTACGAGTAAATACTGCTCCTACAAAAAATATTACCTTTATAAATAATCACGAAGAATTCAATAAAAGATAA
- a CDS encoding AMP-binding protein — protein MKHYQDNFAHNSLPTLDLQPEYTFLDLPQFQHPEMLNCVERLLDNHIKNGNGDAICIRTFEETWTYNDLYEKANQIAHVLVDDLGLVSGNRVLLRSANNPMMVACWFAILKAGGIVVATMPLLRAKELTTIIDCAEISIALCDSNLSDEMNLSKSTFLKQKCFFRNSNLEQLILSKPKIFHNLPSKADAICLIGFTSGTTGIPKMTAHYHRDILNICEAFPMYSLQPTSNDIFTGSPPLGFTFGLGGLVLFPMYFGASTFLIEKPSPDLLLKAIEEYKITICFTAPTAWRVLTTKLHEFNVSSLRKCVSAGETLALQVWQDWYNATGLKIIDGIGATEMLHIFISSNENNMKPGATGLPVLGYKAKIIDHDGNELPPNTPGKLAIKGITGCKYLNRIEKQKEYVQNGWNITGDIYKQDEEGYFWFVARGDDMIISSGYNIAAIEVESVLLTHKDILECAVVGLPDPNRGMVVCAHIVLKDKSKQSDELAKTIQQWFKEVAAPYKYPRIINFIEILPKTETGKIQRFKLK, from the coding sequence ATGAAACACTACCAAGACAATTTCGCTCACAATAGCTTACCAACTTTGGATTTACAACCAGAATATACCTTTTTGGATTTACCTCAATTTCAACATCCTGAAATGCTAAATTGTGTTGAACGCTTATTGGATAATCATATCAAAAATGGAAATGGTGATGCAATTTGTATTCGTACGTTTGAAGAGACTTGGACATATAATGATTTATATGAAAAAGCCAATCAAATTGCTCATGTTTTAGTAGATGACTTAGGTTTAGTTTCAGGAAATAGAGTTTTATTACGTTCTGCTAATAATCCAATGATGGTAGCTTGCTGGTTTGCTATTTTAAAAGCAGGTGGAATTGTTGTAGCAACTATGCCTCTACTTCGTGCCAAAGAATTAACAACCATAATAGATTGTGCAGAGATTTCCATTGCGCTATGTGATAGTAATCTATCTGATGAAATGAATCTTTCAAAATCTACTTTTTTAAAACAAAAATGCTTCTTTAGAAATAGTAACTTAGAACAATTAATACTATCCAAACCTAAAATATTCCATAATTTACCTTCAAAAGCAGATGCCATTTGTTTAATTGGATTTACTTCTGGAACTACCGGAATACCTAAAATGACAGCACATTATCACAGAGATATTTTAAATATTTGCGAAGCTTTTCCTATGTATTCTTTGCAACCTACTTCAAATGATATTTTTACAGGAAGTCCTCCTCTTGGCTTTACATTTGGATTAGGTGGTTTGGTTTTGTTTCCAATGTATTTTGGAGCTTCAACCTTTTTAATAGAAAAACCAAGTCCAGATTTACTTTTAAAAGCAATTGAAGAATATAAAATAACTATCTGTTTTACTGCTCCAACAGCTTGGCGAGTTTTAACAACAAAACTACACGAATTTAATGTCTCTAGCTTACGAAAATGTGTTTCAGCAGGAGAAACATTAGCCTTACAAGTTTGGCAAGATTGGTATAATGCCACAGGATTAAAAATTATTGACGGAATAGGAGCTACAGAAATGCTTCACATATTTATTTCGTCCAATGAAAACAATATGAAACCTGGTGCAACAGGATTACCAGTCCTTGGATATAAAGCAAAAATTATAGATCATGATGGCAATGAATTACCTCCAAATACTCCTGGAAAACTTGCTATAAAAGGAATTACAGGTTGTAAATATTTAAATCGTATTGAAAAACAAAAAGAATATGTTCAAAACGGTTGGAACATTACAGGAGATATTTACAAACAAGATGAAGAAGGCTATTTCTGGTTTGTGGCTCGCGGTGACGATATGATTATTTCTTCTGGCTATAATATTGCAGCAATTGAAGTAGAATCCGTACTTTTAACGCATAAGGATATATTAGAATGTGCAGTAGTTGGATTACCAGATCCTAATAGAGGAATGGTTGTTTGCGCTCATATTGTTTTAAAAGACAAATCAAAACAATCCGATGAACTAGCCAAAACAATTCAACAATGGTTTAAAGAAGTAGCTGCACCTTATAAATATCCAAGAATTATTAATTTTATAGAAATTTTACCTAAAACAGAAACAGGAAAAATACAACGATTTAAACTAAAATAA
- a CDS encoding FMN-binding glutamate synthase family protein, which yields MRKAFLVFSITSIAIIGLLTYINWKFSFLLLIFIPLILMGLYDMYQSKHTIKRNFPLLGRMRYLLEDIGPEMRQYFIETDTDGKPFNRLQRSMVYARSKKETDSKPFGTQLDTYKSGYEWINHSIRAISFKDLNHNPRVKIGSSQCTKPYMASMFNISAMSFGSLSKNAILALNNGAKEGGFFHNTGEGGLSPYHLQGGDVAWNIGTGYFSCRNNNGTFNADEFQKRAILDNVKIIEIKFSQGAKPGHGGILPKEKVTDEIAAIRLVEKGNDIISPPTHSAFTTPLELMTFIRLLREKSGGKPIGIKICIGNKSEFISICKAMVETNTYLDFITVDGGEGGTGAAPPEYSDSVGMPLREALAFVYDCLNGFGIKNQIKIIATGKVISGFDIIRNLSIGADLCNSARGMMFALGCIQALECHSNTCPTGVATQNPKLTKGLVPEEKSIRVARYQNETVKSAVDLMASAGIDHPDNVTRDCVTTRIDNNKVATFAEIFPELETGCLLNENTVPEKFLYFWKKASSEKF from the coding sequence ATGAGAAAAGCATTTTTAGTATTTAGTATAACTTCTATAGCTATAATAGGCTTATTGACTTATATAAATTGGAAATTCAGCTTCCTTCTATTAATATTCATCCCATTAATTCTTATGGGATTATACGATATGTATCAGTCGAAACATACTATTAAAAGAAACTTTCCACTTTTAGGACGAATGCGATATCTACTGGAAGATATAGGACCAGAAATGCGTCAATATTTTATAGAAACAGATACCGATGGTAAACCTTTTAATAGACTGCAACGTAGTATGGTGTATGCTCGAAGCAAAAAAGAAACTGATTCAAAACCGTTTGGAACACAACTAGATACTTACAAATCAGGTTATGAATGGATTAATCATAGTATCAGAGCCATTTCTTTTAAAGATTTAAATCATAATCCTAGAGTAAAAATAGGATCTTCTCAATGTACAAAACCATATATGGCGAGTATGTTCAATATTAGCGCTATGAGTTTTGGTAGTTTAAGCAAAAATGCCATTTTAGCCTTAAATAATGGAGCTAAAGAAGGTGGCTTTTTTCACAATACAGGTGAAGGTGGACTCTCTCCTTATCACTTACAAGGTGGCGATGTAGCTTGGAACATTGGAACTGGCTATTTTAGTTGTCGAAATAATAACGGAACGTTTAATGCAGATGAATTTCAAAAAAGAGCAATACTTGACAATGTAAAAATAATAGAAATCAAATTTTCACAAGGTGCTAAACCTGGTCATGGAGGTATTCTACCTAAAGAAAAAGTAACTGATGAAATTGCAGCTATTCGATTAGTAGAAAAAGGAAACGATATTATCTCACCTCCTACTCATTCTGCTTTCACAACTCCATTAGAATTAATGACCTTTATTAGATTACTACGAGAAAAATCAGGAGGAAAACCTATTGGAATTAAAATTTGCATTGGTAATAAATCAGAATTTATAAGTATTTGTAAAGCAATGGTTGAAACGAACACTTATTTAGATTTTATAACTGTTGATGGTGGTGAAGGAGGAACTGGTGCTGCTCCACCTGAATATTCTGATTCTGTAGGAATGCCATTGCGTGAAGCTTTAGCCTTTGTATATGACTGCCTAAATGGCTTCGGAATAAAAAATCAAATAAAAATTATTGCTACAGGAAAAGTTATTTCTGGATTTGATATTATTCGAAACCTTTCTATAGGTGCCGATTTATGCAATTCAGCAAGAGGAATGATGTTTGCCTTAGGTTGTATTCAAGCATTAGAATGTCATTCTAATACTTGTCCTACTGGAGTGGCAACACAAAACCCAAAATTAACTAAAGGTTTAGTTCCTGAAGAAAAAAGCATTCGCGTAGCAAGATATCAAAATGAAACTGTAAAAAGTGCAGTTGATTTAATGGCATCAGCAGGAATAGATCATCCAGATAATGTAACAAGAGATTGTGTTACTACTCGTATTGACAATAATAAAGTAGCCACTTTTGCTGAAATATTTCCAGAATTAGAAACAGGTTGTCTATTAAATGAAAATACTGTGCCTGAAAAATTCTTATATTTTTGGAAAAAAGCAAGTAGCGAAAAATTTTAA